One Tunturibacter gelidoferens genomic region harbors:
- a CDS encoding type IV secretory system conjugative DNA transfer family protein: MRFRASLQNIVRPMVEYRFLLSLGLSAACGIVLGSMFPINTANPFLRLIELERPLVFQAVVRSYNLFLYSTPFIACSMSFSLLYVHLYRTELGLTAGTLPPYSDPHTRAELSLVLGEVHRQLVPKPSPAPHWLSIPERGLYTGIASFGSIGSGKTYGLILPAMRQLFAYRADDPARRLSGIVLEVKGDLCRQLHRILKWCGREQDYVEVSLNGNVRYNPLNNSLDAYAQAFNIASIITSIWGRGKEPFWQQSYTDLMRYVILLYRIRDGYLTMVDLFRTVISAGRLEEMLTEVGSRFSTTSYIGISKETYREHEVQLSPLGFKWNEDAGLHLIPWTEALENLLIQETSAPFEVFTRKPHRPEQRDRFDSIQYWYWEHWKFFRSEVKTSIIQGIVVFLSLFETDPDVRRVFCPPKELYDGKPCASDPNGIILSSFDELIESGAVVGLNFPVALNPALAKTLGTMMKIDYQRAVMLRIPKMDAEPQKHFRPTVFICDEYQNFATVGGDNPTGDERFLSISRQPKCIPIVATQSISSLKDALPNEGVKTLLQALRNKVFLTTTDPETARYASELCGKADRTRISYTVSESSTNANVSWLSGRTSSSKGSVSASKSYQKHKEPLFEEKVFFDLKNAQSVVVAFDGISPLPPTYCYLKPDFLPATMSWFDQELIDFDPRRILA; encoded by the coding sequence ATGCGTTTCAGAGCTTCACTTCAAAATATCGTCCGGCCTATGGTCGAGTACCGTTTCCTGCTGTCGCTGGGATTGAGCGCGGCTTGCGGCATCGTCCTCGGCAGCATGTTCCCCATCAACACAGCTAACCCATTTCTGCGATTGATCGAGTTGGAGCGGCCTCTGGTCTTTCAGGCGGTGGTCAGGAGCTACAACCTGTTTCTGTACTCGACTCCGTTCATCGCCTGCTCCATGAGCTTCTCGTTGCTGTATGTGCATCTCTACAGAACAGAGTTGGGACTGACCGCTGGCACGCTGCCTCCGTATTCTGATCCGCATACCCGGGCTGAGCTTTCCCTGGTCCTTGGCGAGGTACACCGTCAGCTCGTTCCGAAGCCCAGCCCGGCTCCACACTGGCTCTCGATTCCCGAGCGCGGCCTTTATACCGGCATCGCCTCGTTCGGCTCCATCGGGAGCGGCAAGACCTATGGGCTAATTCTTCCGGCGATGCGACAGTTATTCGCATATCGGGCCGACGATCCGGCGCGAAGGCTCTCCGGCATTGTTCTGGAGGTCAAGGGCGATCTTTGCCGGCAGCTTCACCGCATCCTTAAATGGTGCGGGCGGGAACAGGATTATGTCGAAGTCTCGCTCAATGGCAACGTCCGCTATAACCCCCTGAACAACTCGCTCGACGCTTACGCACAGGCGTTTAACATTGCTTCGATCATCACCTCGATCTGGGGCAGAGGCAAGGAACCCTTCTGGCAGCAGTCCTACACAGACCTTATGCGGTACGTGATTCTCCTCTATCGCATCCGCGACGGATACCTCACGATGGTCGATCTGTTTCGCACCGTCATCAGCGCGGGCAGACTCGAAGAGATGCTGACCGAAGTTGGTTCGCGCTTCAGCACCACGAGCTATATTGGCATCAGTAAGGAAACGTACCGCGAACATGAGGTGCAGCTATCTCCGCTTGGCTTCAAGTGGAACGAAGATGCAGGTCTTCACCTGATCCCGTGGACCGAGGCGCTGGAGAATCTGCTGATACAGGAGACATCCGCACCCTTCGAGGTCTTCACGCGCAAACCGCATCGACCGGAGCAGCGCGACCGTTTTGACAGTATCCAGTATTGGTATTGGGAGCACTGGAAGTTCTTTCGCTCTGAGGTCAAGACCTCCATCATCCAGGGCATCGTCGTCTTCCTTTCGCTCTTCGAGACTGATCCCGATGTTCGCCGTGTCTTTTGTCCGCCGAAGGAACTCTATGATGGCAAGCCATGCGCTTCTGATCCAAACGGCATCATCCTGTCCTCATTCGACGAATTGATCGAATCGGGCGCGGTGGTTGGCCTGAACTTTCCTGTGGCTCTGAACCCGGCGCTTGCCAAGACCCTCGGCACAATGATGAAAATCGACTATCAACGTGCCGTGATGTTGCGTATCCCAAAGATGGATGCGGAACCGCAGAAACACTTTCGTCCAACCGTCTTCATCTGCGATGAGTACCAGAACTTCGCTACGGTCGGCGGCGACAATCCCACCGGCGACGAACGCTTCCTCTCCATCTCCCGGCAACCGAAGTGCATCCCCATCGTCGCCACCCAGAGTATCTCCAGTCTCAAGGACGCACTGCCCAACGAAGGTGTCAAGACGCTGCTACAAGCGCTCCGCAACAAGGTGTTCCTGACGACGACCGACCCGGAGACGGCGCGTTATGCCTCCGAGCTGTGCGGGAAGGCAGATCGCACACGGATCAGCTACACCGTCTCCGAGTCCTCCACCAATGCCAATGTCAGTTGGTTGAGTGGCCGGACATCATCCAGCAAGGGCTCTGTCTCTGCCTCGAAGTCATACCAGAAACATAAGGAACCGCTGTTCGAAGAGAAGGTATTCTTCGACCTCAAAAATGCGCAGTCCGTGGTAGTCGCCTTTGACGGTATCAGCCCTCTACCGCCAACGTACTGCTATCTCAAACCTGACTTCCTACCTGCCACCATGAGTTGGTTCGATCAGGAACTGATTGATTTTGATCCCAGGAGAATACTCGCATGA
- a CDS encoding RHS repeat-associated core domain-containing protein, which yields MTETGSSTTTASICTLAYKFTGKERDAESGLDYFGARYYSSSTGRFMSPDWSAQEEPVPYAKLGNPQTLNLYGYMQNNPLGGVDQHGHWEIARCGIMSPELWEESSMSFPKQSI from the coding sequence ATGACAGAGACCGGTTCATCTACGACTACGGCTAGCATTTGTACACTTGCATACAAGTTTACCGGCAAAGAACGAGATGCTGAATCAGGGCTGGACTACTTCGGTGCCAGATACTACAGCTCCAGTACCGGTAGGTTCATGTCGCCCGATTGGAGCGCGCAAGAAGAGCCGGTCCCGTATGCGAAGCTGGGCAATCCGCAAACGCTCAACCTGTACGGTTATATGCAGAACAATCCTCTTGGGGGAGTCGATCAGCATGGGCATTGGGAAATTGCTCGGTGTGGGATCATGTCGCCGGAGCTGTGGGAGGAGTCCTCGATGTCGTTCCCCAAACAATCAATCTAA
- a CDS encoding single-stranded DNA-binding protein, with the protein MALYENNVKLKGYVGKDAESYATKQQQTFAVFSVAVKSGYKDKQTDQWVNRTEWPRIVVFGKPSDYAKYLKKGDYVEIEGELRSSEREVEIVKDKKKTKIKIRDWEVRASSVKKLAKPSSGENLDSETITEGDAA; encoded by the coding sequence ATGGCACTCTACGAAAACAACGTCAAACTGAAGGGCTACGTCGGCAAGGACGCCGAGAGCTACGCAACCAAACAGCAGCAGACCTTCGCGGTCTTCTCGGTCGCCGTCAAGTCCGGCTACAAGGACAAGCAGACAGACCAGTGGGTGAACCGTACCGAGTGGCCCCGTATCGTTGTCTTCGGCAAGCCCTCCGACTACGCAAAGTACCTGAAGAAGGGTGACTACGTCGAGATCGAAGGCGAGTTGCGCAGCTCCGAGCGCGAGGTCGAGATCGTCAAGGACAAGAAGAAGACGAAGATCAAGATTCGCGATTGGGAGGTACGCGCCAGCAGCGTGAAGAAACTGGCGAAGCCTTCCTCAGGGGAGAATCTCGATTCCGAGACCATCACGGAGGGCGACGCGGCTTAG
- a CDS encoding CpaF family protein, translating to MSFEVIIPFLKPIEHLLASKTVSEIMVNPDGSVWMEEKGHIELQPGVRFEDGALLTGLEVIANRFGKKLDADSPIMNLRLPDGSRMAALIPPVVNPQPMMTIRKFTSRNFTMNDLIERRMVTAEQAQQLSNAVRRGDNLLISGGTGAGKTTLTNVVASFIPDSDRILVLEDVAELYIRKQHVVSAEAQLDTHKSQIGFSDLLKATLRHRPDRIIVGEIRGPEARVFLDALNTGHRGSLSTIHANGANDALRRLAQLAMRGSAGVPLHEVEDECRRSIDLVTHVMNQDGWRRITEIRTVSDSCGTGQTCAEPPKCKSRSVSSKFDLVCKFRQEEPKSGS from the coding sequence ATGAGCTTTGAAGTCATTATTCCGTTTCTTAAACCAATTGAACATCTCCTCGCCAGCAAGACTGTCTCCGAGATCATGGTGAATCCTGATGGTTCTGTCTGGATGGAAGAGAAGGGTCATATCGAGTTGCAGCCCGGCGTCCGATTTGAGGATGGAGCATTACTGACGGGCCTTGAAGTGATCGCAAACCGCTTTGGCAAGAAGCTCGATGCCGACTCGCCCATCATGAATCTGCGCCTGCCGGATGGGAGCCGCATGGCGGCACTCATTCCACCCGTGGTCAATCCCCAACCCATGATGACCATCCGCAAATTTACTTCGCGTAATTTCACGATGAATGATCTGATCGAGCGCAGGATGGTCACTGCCGAGCAGGCACAACAACTCTCCAACGCGGTCCGCCGCGGCGACAATCTCCTGATCTCCGGGGGTACGGGTGCCGGCAAAACAACTCTCACAAACGTCGTTGCAAGTTTCATTCCCGATTCGGATCGCATCCTTGTCCTTGAGGACGTTGCTGAACTATATATAAGGAAGCAACACGTCGTCTCCGCGGAAGCTCAGCTTGATACGCACAAGAGTCAGATTGGATTCAGTGACTTGCTAAAAGCCACGCTGCGCCATCGTCCGGACCGCATCATCGTGGGCGAGATTCGCGGTCCGGAGGCGCGCGTCTTCCTCGACGCTTTGAACACCGGACATCGCGGATCGCTGTCCACCATCCACGCCAACGGCGCCAATGATGCTCTACGGCGTTTGGCACAGCTCGCAATGCGCGGTTCGGCTGGGGTTCCGCTCCACGAGGTTGAGGACGAATGTAGAAGATCCATCGATCTGGTCACGCATGTAATGAACCAGGATGGATGGCGGCGGATTACAGAAATCCGAACGGTCTCTGACTCCTGTGGAACAGGACAGACGTGTGCGGAACCACCTAAATGCAAATCGAGGTCAGTTAGCAGCAAGTTCGACTTAGTATGCAAGTTTCGTCAGGAAGAGCCTAAGAGCGGATCATAA
- a CDS encoding carboxypeptidase regulatory-like domain-containing protein, protein MFLFLFANFSSLLCANAAPLHVVVVDQTGAGFPDVLVIVKPLEGGGEVFRALSDKNGTIPARDLPSGPYQLIATCPYGLCQTTVRELMVKSESFDLKLPLAVMPTSGNTVTIGHIKHRDVEVQDRAGKPIPAVAVLVRDATAQHERWYKTGANGLTTIDVPPGVEMTVVAVGHGNLVSSTVKTDDDNDKILLQLQL, encoded by the coding sequence TTGTTTTTGTTTCTCTTCGCCAACTTCTCTTCTCTGCTCTGCGCCAACGCGGCACCGCTTCATGTTGTCGTGGTTGACCAAACAGGCGCGGGATTTCCCGACGTTCTGGTGATAGTAAAGCCGCTGGAGGGTGGCGGAGAGGTTTTTAGGGCGCTTTCAGATAAAAATGGAACAATCCCGGCGCGCGATCTTCCCTCTGGTCCATACCAGCTTATCGCGACATGTCCGTACGGCTTGTGCCAAACCACAGTTCGCGAGCTCATGGTCAAGAGTGAGTCATTCGATTTGAAGCTTCCGCTGGCCGTGATGCCGACTAGCGGAAATACCGTGACGATAGGTCACATAAAGCATCGTGATGTCGAGGTACAAGACCGGGCAGGAAAACCAATTCCTGCTGTAGCTGTGCTCGTTCGAGATGCGACCGCCCAGCACGAAAGGTGGTACAAGACCGGGGCCAACGGTTTGACGACCATCGACGTCCCCCCCGGAGTGGAAATGACGGTTGTAGCGGTGGGGCATGGAAATTTAGTCAGTAGCACCGTAAAGACGGACGACGATAACGACAAGATTCTCTTGCAGCTTCAGCTATGA